From one Catellatospora sp. IY07-71 genomic stretch:
- a CDS encoding TrkH family potassium uptake protein: MRRSVSTVILDQFHHPTQVIVGGFATAVLVGTGLLSLPLATESGESARFLDALFTATSAVCLTGLVLVDSETHWSVAGELIIMALVQAGGLGIMTMATLFAVALSGRMGLRARMLVQVETKTLQMTDLRRVVRNVLILSLGTELLLTLLLGARFMIGYGESFGRSLYLGAFHSISAFNNAGFALWPDSVVRFNTDPWICLTLAAGVIIGGLGFPVLFELRHGWRRPSRWSVLTRITLTLTVALLVIGTILLLATEGRNPRTLGPMSGADQLLNAFFGAVMPRSGGFNSIDIAAMYPSSWLAYDALMFIGGGSAGTAGGIKVTTFGLLAYVIWAELRGEPSVNVGRRRVPVQLQRQALTIALVGVGTVAASTYLLLVLNPHRLDQVLFEAISAFATVGVSTGITPQLDAASHALLAILMFVGRVGPLTLGTALALRAKTRHYELPEERLLVG, from the coding sequence GTGCGCAGGAGCGTCTCGACGGTCATCCTCGACCAGTTCCACCACCCCACGCAGGTGATCGTCGGCGGGTTCGCGACGGCGGTCCTGGTGGGGACCGGGCTGTTGTCGCTGCCGCTGGCCACCGAGTCGGGCGAGTCCGCCCGGTTCCTGGACGCGCTGTTCACGGCGACCTCGGCGGTATGCCTGACCGGGCTGGTGCTGGTGGACAGCGAGACGCACTGGTCGGTGGCCGGTGAGCTGATCATCATGGCTCTGGTGCAGGCCGGCGGCCTGGGCATCATGACGATGGCGACGCTGTTCGCGGTCGCGCTGTCCGGCCGGATGGGGCTGCGCGCCCGCATGCTGGTGCAGGTCGAGACGAAGACGCTGCAGATGACCGACCTGCGCCGGGTGGTCCGCAACGTGCTCATCCTCAGCCTCGGCACGGAGCTGCTGCTCACGCTGCTGCTGGGCGCCCGTTTCATGATCGGGTATGGGGAGTCGTTCGGGCGCTCGCTCTACCTGGGCGCGTTCCACTCGATCTCGGCGTTCAACAACGCCGGGTTCGCGCTGTGGCCCGACAGCGTGGTGCGGTTCAACACCGACCCGTGGATCTGCCTGACCCTGGCCGCCGGAGTGATCATCGGCGGGCTGGGCTTCCCGGTGCTGTTCGAGCTGCGCCACGGCTGGCGGCGGCCGAGCCGGTGGTCGGTGCTCACCCGGATCACGCTGACGCTGACCGTCGCGCTGCTGGTGATCGGCACGATCCTGCTGCTGGCCACGGAGGGGCGCAACCCGCGCACGCTCGGCCCGATGTCGGGCGCCGATCAGCTGCTCAACGCGTTCTTCGGCGCGGTGATGCCGCGCAGCGGCGGGTTCAACTCGATCGACATCGCGGCGATGTACCCGTCGAGCTGGCTTGCCTACGACGCGCTGATGTTCATCGGCGGGGGCAGCGCGGGCACCGCGGGTGGCATCAAGGTCACCACGTTCGGGCTGCTGGCGTACGTCATCTGGGCCGAGCTGCGGGGCGAGCCGTCGGTCAACGTCGGGCGGCGCCGGGTGCCGGTGCAGCTGCAGCGCCAGGCGCTGACCATCGCCCTGGTCGGCGTGGGCACGGTCGCCGCGTCGACGTACCTGCTGCTGGTGCTCAACCCGCACCGGCTGGACCAGGTGCTGTTCGAGGCGATCTCCGCGTTCGCCACCGTGGGCGTGTCCACCGGCATCACGCCGCAGCTCGACGCCGCCAGCCACGCGCTGCTGGCGATCCTGATGTTCGTGGGCCGGGTCGGCCCGCTGACCCTGGGCACCGCGCTGGCGCTGCGCGCCAAGACCCGTCATTACGAGCTACCCGAGGAGCGCCTCCTTGTCGGCTGA
- a CDS encoding cyclopropane-fatty-acyl-phospholipid synthase family protein has protein sequence MTDQDLKPFFAAAAAGLTFNAPLGELRAADLIRRLAPAGPGWRALDLGCGNGELLMRLCDAYGISGDGVEREPQDKPHADERARVLGLADRVTFHTADATTWDTPAELVLNVGASHIWGGAEQALTVLHRLTAPGGLLLFGEGCYETDPATAIREIFGDLPDLLGLARLCVAAGFRPLHVAVSTIGEWDDFESDWRAGIERLGTPEARAFADQRRDEYLGGYRGTVGFAWLILTPA, from the coding sequence GTGACCGACCAGGACCTCAAGCCGTTCTTCGCGGCGGCAGCCGCCGGGCTCACCTTCAACGCTCCGCTCGGCGAGCTGCGCGCCGCCGACCTGATCCGGCGGCTGGCCCCGGCCGGCCCCGGCTGGCGTGCTCTCGACCTCGGCTGCGGCAACGGCGAGCTGCTGATGCGCCTTTGCGACGCGTACGGCATCAGCGGCGACGGCGTCGAACGGGAGCCGCAGGACAAGCCCCACGCGGACGAACGCGCCCGGGTGCTCGGACTGGCCGACCGGGTCACCTTCCACACCGCCGACGCGACCACCTGGGACACCCCGGCTGAGCTGGTGCTCAACGTCGGCGCGAGCCACATCTGGGGCGGCGCCGAGCAGGCCCTGACCGTGCTGCACCGGCTGACCGCACCCGGCGGCCTCCTGCTGTTCGGCGAAGGCTGCTACGAGACCGACCCGGCCACCGCGATCCGGGAGATCTTCGGCGACCTGCCCGACCTCCTCGGATTGGCGCGGCTGTGCGTCGCGGCCGGATTCCGCCCGCTGCACGTCGCGGTGTCCACGATCGGCGAGTGGGACGACTTCGAGTCCGACTGGCGTGCCGGCATCGAGCGGCTCGGCACCCCGGAGGCCCGCGCGTTCGCCGACCAGCGACGCGACGAGTATCTCGGCGGCTACCGCGGCACGGTCGGGTTCGCCTGGCTGATCCTCACCCCGGCCTGA
- the sthA gene encoding Si-specific NAD(P)(+) transhydrogenase has product MRDADVLVIGSGPGGQKAAIAAAKLGRRVAVVERGDMIGGVSVNTGTIPSKTLREAVVYLTGLSQRELYGQSYRLKEDITVADLTARTHHVISREVDVVRGQLARNGVRLHSGTARFLDPHTVHVTGERGRDFTVTADHIVIAAGSRPARPATVEFDDLTIVDSDGILKLDRVPRSMVVVGAGVIGIEYASMFAALGTKVTVVEKRARMLDFCDLEVVEALKYHLRDLAVTFRFSEAVARVEKHARGAIAVLESGKTIAADTVMYSAGRQGMGDTLDLAAAGLQADDRGRIPVDEYFRTSVPHIYAVGDIIGFPALAATSMEQGRLAAHHACGEPVGTMSALQPIGIYTIPEISYVGRTEDELTDQRVPFEVGVSRYRELARGQIIGDSHGMLKILVSPEDRKLLGVHVFGTGATELLHIGQSVMGCDGTVDYLVDAVFNYPTLAESYKVAALDATNKMRHIASLRD; this is encoded by the coding sequence ATGCGTGATGCGGACGTCCTCGTCATCGGTTCCGGGCCCGGCGGGCAGAAGGCCGCCATCGCCGCCGCCAAGCTGGGCCGCCGCGTCGCGGTGGTCGAACGCGGCGACATGATCGGCGGGGTCAGCGTCAACACCGGCACCATCCCGTCGAAGACCCTGCGCGAGGCGGTCGTCTACCTGACCGGCCTGAGCCAGCGCGAGCTGTACGGCCAGAGCTACCGGCTCAAGGAAGACATCACCGTCGCCGACCTCACCGCGCGCACCCACCACGTGATCAGCCGCGAGGTGGACGTGGTCCGCGGCCAGCTCGCGCGCAACGGCGTACGCCTGCACAGCGGCACCGCCCGCTTCCTCGACCCGCACACCGTGCACGTCACCGGCGAGCGCGGCCGCGACTTCACCGTCACCGCCGATCACATCGTGATCGCCGCGGGCAGCCGCCCGGCCCGGCCCGCGACGGTCGAGTTCGACGACCTGACCATCGTCGACTCCGACGGCATCCTCAAGCTCGACCGCGTTCCCCGCTCCATGGTCGTCGTCGGCGCGGGCGTCATCGGCATCGAGTACGCCTCGATGTTCGCCGCGCTCGGCACCAAGGTCACGGTCGTCGAGAAGCGCGCCCGCATGCTGGACTTCTGCGACCTGGAGGTGGTCGAGGCGCTCAAGTACCACCTGCGCGACCTGGCCGTGACGTTCCGGTTCAGCGAGGCCGTGGCCCGGGTCGAGAAGCACGCCCGGGGCGCGATCGCCGTGCTGGAGAGCGGCAAGACCATCGCCGCCGACACCGTCATGTACTCCGCCGGCCGCCAGGGCATGGGCGACACCCTCGACCTGGCCGCCGCCGGGCTGCAGGCCGACGACCGGGGGCGCATCCCCGTCGACGAGTACTTCCGCACCAGCGTGCCGCACATCTACGCCGTCGGCGACATCATCGGCTTCCCCGCGCTGGCCGCGACCTCGATGGAGCAGGGCCGGCTGGCCGCCCACCACGCCTGCGGCGAGCCCGTGGGCACCATGTCGGCGCTGCAGCCCATCGGCATCTACACCATCCCCGAGATCAGCTACGTGGGGCGCACCGAGGACGAGCTGACCGACCAGCGGGTCCCGTTCGAGGTCGGCGTCTCCCGTTACCGCGAGCTGGCCCGGGGCCAGATCATCGGCGACTCGCACGGCATGTTGAAGATCCTGGTCTCCCCGGAGGACCGTAAGCTGCTCGGCGTGCACGTCTTCGGCACCGGCGCCACCGAACTGCTCCACATCGGCCAGTCCGTGATGGGCTGTGACGGCACCGTCGACTACCTGGTCGACGCGGTGTTCAATTACCCGACGCTGGCCGAGTCGTACAAGGTCGCCGCCCTGGACGCGACCAACAAGATGCGGCACATCGCGAGCCTGCGCGATTGA
- a CDS encoding hemolysin family protein, whose protein sequence is MGGYGTQILLVLVLMLINGALSGSEMALISLRESQIQRLERSSSGGRVLARLSRDPNRFLATIQIGITLAGFLASAFAATSLAQPLVPALAFLGSAAEVVAIVLVTLVLTFLTLVLGELAPKRIAMQRAEGWALLAARPLDWMATASRPIVWLLGKATDVIVRIAGVDPRAGREEISAEEIRDLVVAQRGFSAQQREIISGAFEITERDIREILIPRREVFALAADLTVEEGLRELANSGHSRAPVVRDGDLDTVVGVVHLRDLLDAEGEVGERARPAIFLPETLSVSDAMRQLRSQREQFALVVDEHGSIDGILTMEDLVEEVVGEIYDETDRDIVAVVREDDDVFLLPGSFPLHDLPDLGIDVDRLGEVDYTTVAGLVLDRLGRIPTEPGDVVKAPGFTAEVVEVAERSITKIRLRLVRDRDRHTDRTA, encoded by the coding sequence GTGGGCGGCTACGGCACCCAGATCCTGCTGGTGCTTGTCCTGATGTTGATCAACGGAGCCCTGTCGGGCAGCGAGATGGCACTCATCTCGCTCCGCGAGTCGCAGATCCAGCGGCTCGAGCGCTCCTCCTCCGGCGGCCGGGTGCTCGCCCGCCTGTCCCGGGACCCGAACCGGTTCCTGGCCACCATCCAGATCGGCATCACCCTGGCCGGCTTCCTGGCCTCGGCCTTCGCCGCCACCTCGCTGGCCCAGCCGCTCGTGCCCGCACTCGCGTTCCTCGGCTCCGCCGCCGAGGTCGTCGCCATCGTCCTGGTGACCCTGGTCCTGACGTTCCTGACCCTGGTGCTGGGCGAACTGGCCCCCAAGCGCATCGCCATGCAGCGCGCCGAGGGCTGGGCGCTGCTCGCGGCCCGGCCGCTGGACTGGATGGCCACCGCGTCGCGGCCCATCGTCTGGCTGCTCGGCAAGGCCACCGACGTGATCGTGCGGATCGCCGGCGTCGACCCGCGGGCCGGGCGCGAGGAGATCTCCGCCGAGGAGATCCGCGACCTGGTCGTCGCGCAGCGCGGCTTCAGCGCCCAGCAACGCGAGATCATCTCCGGTGCGTTCGAGATCACCGAACGGGACATCCGGGAGATCCTCATCCCGCGGCGCGAGGTGTTCGCCCTGGCCGCCGACCTGACCGTCGAGGAGGGCCTGCGCGAGCTGGCGAACTCCGGCCACAGCCGGGCCCCCGTGGTCCGCGACGGCGACCTGGACACGGTCGTCGGCGTGGTGCACCTGCGCGACCTGCTCGACGCCGAGGGCGAGGTCGGCGAGCGCGCCCGGCCCGCGATCTTCCTGCCGGAGACGCTGTCGGTGTCGGACGCCATGCGCCAGCTGCGCTCGCAGCGCGAGCAGTTCGCCCTGGTGGTGGACGAGCACGGCTCGATCGACGGCATCCTCACCATGGAAGACCTGGTGGAGGAGGTCGTCGGCGAGATCTACGACGAGACCGACCGGGACATCGTCGCGGTGGTCCGCGAGGACGACGACGTGTTCCTGCTGCCCGGCTCGTTCCCGCTGCACGACCTGCCCGATCTCGGCATCGACGTGGACCGGCTGGGCGAGGTGGACTACACCACCGTCGCGGGCCTGGTGCTGGACCGGCTGGGCCGCATCCCGACCGAGCCCGGCGACGTCGTGAAGGCGCCCGGCTTCACCGCCGAGGTGGTCGAGGTCGCCGAGCGCAGCATCACCAAGATCCGCCTGCGCCTGGTCCGCGACCGCGACCGGCACACCGACCGGACCGCCTGA
- a CDS encoding endonuclease/exonuclease/phosphatase family protein has product MTGFVTVPDPQPTALRPAVPPRALRPGRRRGRLLTALSVLVACLLLFHRAVPNVFAHLGSLLESLLPWLGLAVPVLAGLALLRRSAVALAAAALPAAAWLHAFGGVLPPDPAAAHDLTVVQHNVSDENPDPAGTARALLAAGPDLVALEEVTPAALDAYATVLGRELPHTALEGTVGLWSRYPVGDVRLVEIRPRAIVADWSRGMRATVHTPRGDVAVYVAHLPSLRLRPTDGFGSTIRDESAAKLGAALAAEPLDRLILIGDLNGTVDDRGLGPVTEQVRTDRSDFAFSWPAAAPVARIDHVMARTAAVVRAWSLPRTGSDHLPLAARIRI; this is encoded by the coding sequence ATGACGGGCTTCGTGACCGTGCCGGACCCGCAGCCCACGGCGTTGCGTCCGGCCGTGCCGCCGCGCGCCCTGCGGCCGGGCCGCCGCCGCGGCCGGCTGCTCACCGCGCTGTCCGTGCTGGTCGCCTGCCTGCTGCTGTTCCACCGCGCCGTCCCGAACGTGTTCGCGCACCTGGGCAGCCTGCTGGAGTCGCTGCTGCCCTGGCTGGGCCTGGCCGTGCCGGTGCTGGCCGGGCTGGCGCTGCTACGCCGCTCCGCGGTCGCGCTGGCCGCCGCCGCGCTGCCCGCCGCCGCGTGGCTGCACGCCTTCGGCGGGGTGCTGCCGCCCGACCCGGCCGCCGCGCACGACCTCACCGTCGTGCAGCACAACGTCAGCGACGAGAACCCAGACCCGGCGGGCACCGCGCGGGCGCTGCTCGCGGCCGGGCCGGACCTGGTCGCGCTGGAGGAGGTCACCCCGGCCGCGCTGGACGCGTACGCCACCGTGCTCGGCCGGGAGCTGCCGCACACGGCCCTGGAGGGCACCGTCGGGCTGTGGTCCCGCTACCCGGTCGGCGACGTGCGGCTGGTCGAGATCCGGCCCCGGGCGATCGTCGCCGACTGGAGCCGGGGCATGCGGGCCACCGTGCACACCCCGCGCGGCGACGTCGCCGTGTACGTGGCGCACCTGCCGTCGCTGCGGCTGCGCCCCACCGACGGGTTCGGCTCCACCATCCGCGACGAGAGCGCCGCCAAGCTGGGCGCGGCGCTGGCCGCCGAGCCGCTCGACCGGCTGATCCTGATCGGCGACCTCAACGGCACGGTCGACGACCGAGGGCTGGGGCCTGTCACCGAACAGGTGCGCACCGACCGCTCCGACTTCGCCTTCAGCTGGCCCGCCGCCGCGCCGGTCGCCCGGATCGACCACGTCATGGCCCGCACCGCGGCGGTCGTCCGGGCCTGGTCCCTGCCCCGCACCGGCAGCGACCACCTGCCGCTCGCCGCCCGGATCAGGATCTGA
- a CDS encoding TrkA family potassium uptake protein, which produces MSAEKNDPVVVIGLGRFGSSLAIELMRRGTEVLAIDNRPKVVQSLSGQLTHVVAADSTDIEALRQLGVGEFSRGVVAIGSDLEASILTTSLLVELEVADIWAKAVSRQHGRILERIGAKHIVLPEHDMGERVAHLVSGRMLDYMEIDSNFALVKTRPPHEYVGVPLGETRLRRKHGVTIVCVKAPDQEFTYADAQTVLQYGDIIVVAGPVDRVERFAELP; this is translated from the coding sequence TTGTCGGCTGAGAAGAACGATCCCGTAGTCGTCATCGGGCTGGGCCGGTTCGGCAGCTCGCTGGCGATCGAGCTGATGCGCCGCGGCACCGAGGTGCTGGCCATCGACAACCGGCCCAAGGTGGTGCAGAGCCTGTCGGGGCAGCTCACCCACGTGGTGGCGGCCGACTCGACGGACATCGAGGCGCTGCGCCAGCTCGGGGTGGGCGAGTTCAGCCGGGGCGTGGTGGCCATCGGCAGCGACCTGGAGGCCAGCATCCTGACCACGTCGCTGCTGGTCGAGCTGGAGGTCGCCGACATCTGGGCCAAGGCGGTCAGCCGCCAGCACGGGCGGATCCTGGAGCGGATCGGCGCCAAGCACATCGTGCTGCCCGAGCACGACATGGGCGAGCGGGTCGCGCACCTGGTGTCCGGGCGGATGCTCGACTACATGGAGATCGACTCCAACTTCGCGCTGGTCAAGACGCGCCCGCCGCACGAGTACGTGGGCGTGCCGCTGGGGGAGACCCGGCTGCGCCGCAAGCACGGGGTGACCATCGTGTGCGTGAAGGCGCCGGACCAGGAGTTCACCTACGCCGACGCGCAGACCGTGCTGCAGTACGGCGACATCATCGTGGTGGCGGGGCCGGTGGACCGGGTGGAGCGCTTCGCCGAGCTGCCCTGA
- the gndA gene encoding NADP-dependent phosphogluconate dehydrogenase — MAAQIGVTGLAVMGANLARNLARNGYTVAVHNRSRARTDALIAEHGHEGDFVPAETLQELVGALEKPRRVLIMVKAGKPVDDVIDDLVPLLDADDIIIDAGNSHYTDTRRREAALAEKGLHFVGVGVSGGEEGALKGPSIMPGGSKKSYESLGPMLEKISAHVDGEPCCSWIGTDGAGHFVKMVHNGIEYADMQVIGEAFDLLRAGAGIEPAEQSKIFAEWNKGDLSSFLIEITAEVLGHVDAKTGKPFVDVVVDAAGMKGTGGWTVIAALELGSPVTGIAESVFARALSSQAAQRPVAQSLLPGHEVKLDLPDTFVEDVRQALYASKLVSYAQGLDMLVAAAKEYGWELDLAAIASLWRAGCIIRASLLRDITEAYRSDNPPANLLFAPAFTEAIGAAVPAWRRVVATAAQLGIPAPVFSSSLAYYDGLRRERLPAALTQGLRDLFGAHTYKRVDADGVFHTLWSGDKTERQES, encoded by the coding sequence ATGGCAGCACAGATCGGTGTCACGGGGCTGGCGGTGATGGGCGCGAACCTCGCCCGCAACCTGGCCCGCAACGGCTACACCGTCGCGGTGCACAACCGCAGCCGCGCCCGCACCGACGCGCTGATCGCCGAGCACGGCCACGAGGGCGACTTCGTCCCGGCGGAGACGCTGCAGGAGCTGGTCGGCGCGCTGGAGAAGCCGCGCCGCGTCCTGATCATGGTCAAGGCCGGCAAGCCGGTCGACGACGTGATCGACGACCTGGTGCCGCTGCTCGACGCCGACGACATCATCATCGACGCGGGCAACTCCCACTACACCGACACCCGCCGCCGCGAGGCCGCGCTGGCCGAGAAGGGCCTGCACTTCGTCGGCGTGGGCGTGTCCGGTGGCGAGGAGGGCGCGCTCAAGGGCCCGTCGATCATGCCGGGCGGGTCGAAGAAGTCGTACGAGTCGCTCGGGCCCATGCTTGAGAAGATCTCCGCCCACGTCGACGGCGAGCCGTGCTGCTCCTGGATCGGCACCGACGGCGCCGGCCACTTCGTGAAGATGGTCCACAACGGCATCGAGTACGCCGACATGCAGGTCATCGGCGAGGCGTTCGACCTGCTGCGCGCAGGCGCGGGCATCGAGCCGGCCGAGCAGTCGAAGATCTTCGCCGAGTGGAACAAGGGCGACCTGTCGTCCTTCCTGATCGAGATCACCGCCGAGGTGCTCGGGCACGTCGACGCCAAGACCGGCAAGCCGTTCGTGGACGTCGTGGTCGACGCCGCGGGCATGAAGGGCACCGGCGGCTGGACCGTCATCGCGGCGCTGGAGCTGGGCTCGCCGGTCACCGGCATCGCCGAGTCGGTGTTCGCCCGCGCCCTGTCGTCGCAGGCCGCGCAGCGTCCCGTGGCGCAGAGCCTGCTGCCCGGGCACGAGGTGAAGCTGGACCTGCCGGACACCTTCGTCGAGGACGTGCGCCAGGCGCTGTACGCGTCGAAGCTGGTCAGCTACGCCCAGGGCCTGGACATGCTGGTCGCGGCGGCCAAGGAGTACGGCTGGGAGCTGGACCTGGCCGCGATCGCGTCGCTGTGGCGGGCCGGCTGCATCATCCGGGCCTCGCTGCTGCGCGACATCACCGAGGCGTACCGGAGCGACAACCCGCCCGCCAACCTGCTGTTCGCGCCGGCGTTCACCGAGGCGATCGGGGCGGCCGTGCCGGCCTGGCGCCGGGTCGTGGCCACCGCCGCGCAGCTGGGCATCCCCGCCCCGGTGTTCTCGTCCTCCCTGGCGTACTACGACGGCCTGCGCCGCGAGCGCCTGCCCGCCGCGCTGACCCAGGGCCTGCGCGACCTGTTCGGGGCGCACACCTACAAGCGGGTCGACGCCGACGGCGTGTTCCACACCCTGTGGTCGGGCGACAAGACCGAGCGCCAGGAGTCCTGA
- a CDS encoding pyridoxamine 5'-phosphate oxidase family protein, giving the protein MRETASELDELQALLDASLSRSTAHLQSIFTARTIDAVQLTRILTGMCTLALSTVTAKGEPRISGVDGHFLHGRWHFGTARTAAKARHLAARPAASAAHMRGEDLGVFTHGTVEILNPEDGAPAADWPELLAYFKDCYGADAFDWEREVVYYRLHPHWMTVYAPDVAKLLPE; this is encoded by the coding sequence ATGCGTGAAACGGCATCCGAACTCGACGAACTCCAGGCCCTGCTCGACGCCTCGCTGTCCCGCTCCACGGCCCACCTGCAATCGATCTTCACCGCACGTACGATCGACGCGGTGCAGCTGACCCGGATCCTGACCGGCATGTGCACGCTCGCCCTGTCCACCGTGACCGCGAAGGGCGAGCCGCGGATCAGCGGCGTGGACGGGCACTTCCTGCACGGGCGGTGGCACTTCGGCACGGCGCGCACCGCCGCCAAGGCCCGGCATCTGGCCGCGCGCCCGGCCGCCAGCGCGGCACACATGAGAGGCGAGGACCTGGGCGTGTTCACCCACGGCACGGTCGAGATCCTCAACCCGGAGGACGGCGCACCCGCCGCAGACTGGCCGGAACTGCTGGCGTACTTCAAAGACTGCTACGGCGCCGACGCCTTCGACTGGGAGCGCGAGGTCGTCTACTACCGGCTGCATCCGCACTGGATGACCGTGTACGCACCCGACGTGGCCAAGCTCCTGCCCGAGTGA